One segment of Brassica napus cultivar Da-Ae chromosome C3, Da-Ae, whole genome shotgun sequence DNA contains the following:
- the LOC106388716 gene encoding uncharacterized protein At3g61260-like: MESGKAQLSVINAWKEQKITKVTNKTEKKLLEISAWEKKQTTKIESQLANTQRKMDSKKKEKAEKLRSKKAAVHAKAQEKKAWVQIRRTQEILDAEDEAATFQATGQIPNKSSCSCF, encoded by the exons ATGGAGTCGG GAAAAGCGCAGTTATCAGTCATCAATGCATGGAAGGaacaaaagataacaaaggTGACGAACAA GACTGAGAAGAAGCTCCTAGAGATTTCAGCATGGGAAAAAAAGCAAACAACCAAGATCGAATCTCAACTCGCTAATACCCAG CGGAAGATGGACAGTAAGAAAAAGGAGAAAGCAGAGAAACTGAGGAGCAAGAAAGCAGCAGTTCATGCAAAAGCACAAGAGAAGAAGGCATGGGTTCAAATCCGACGCACTCAAGAGATCCTCGATGCAGAAGACGAAGCTGCTACGTTTCAAGCCACGGGACAGATTCCCAACAAGTCATCTTGCAGCTGCTTCTGA
- the LOC106388713 gene encoding DEAD-box ATP-dependent RNA helicase 8 produces the protein MMNNNNRGGGRGIGAGRGAINPNPNFQSRPGYQQPQYVQRGGYSHQQQQFQQATSQPRQYQQQQQWLPRPQISSGNTNGGGDAVVEVEKTVLSDTNSEDWKARLKLPAPDTRYRTEDVTATKGNEFEDYFLKRELLMGIYEKGFERPSPIQEESIPIALTGRDILARAKNGTGKTAAFCIPVLEKIDQDNNVIQAVIIVPTRELALQTSQVCKELGKHLKIQVMVTTGGTSLKDDIMRLYQPVHLLVGTPGRVLDLTKKGVCVLKDCSVLAMDEADKLLSQEFQPSVEHLISFLPQNRQILMFSATFPVTVKYFKDRFLTNPYIINLMDELTLKGITQFYAFVEERQKIHCLNTLFSKLQINQSIIFCNSVNRVELLAKKITELGYSCFYIHAKMLQDHRNRVFHDFRNGACRNLVCTDLFTRGIDIQAVNVVINFDFPKNAETYLHRVGRSGRFGHLGLAVNLITYEDRFNLYRIEQELGTEIKQIPPHIDQAIYCQ, from the exons GGAAGGGGGATTGGCGCTGGCCGTGGTGCCattaaccctaaccctaacttCCAGTCCCGGCCGGGCTATCAGCAGCCGCAGTACGTTCAGCGAGGCGGTTACTCCCACCAACAGCAGCAGTTTCAGCAAGCCACGTCTCAGCCTCGTCAATACCAACAGCAGCAGCAATGGCTTCCTAGACCCCAGATCTCTAGCGGTAACACTAACGGAGGAGGAGACGCAGTCGTTGAAGTTGAAAAAACTGTTCTCTCCGACACAAA TTCGGAAGACTGGAAAGCGAGGCTAAAACTACCTGCGCCTGATACTCGCTACAGAACTGAG GATGTGACAGCCACTAAGGGAAACGAGTTTGAAGACTATTTTCTGAAACGAGAGCTTCTAATGGGAATCTACGAGAAGGGTTTTGAAAGACCTTCTCCTATTCAGGAAGAGAGTATTCCTATCGCCTTGACTGGTAGAGATATCCTTGCCCGAGCTAAGAACGGCACTGGCAAGACTGCCGCCTTTTGTATCCCTGTCTTGGAAAAAATTGACCAAGATAACAACGTTATTCAAG CTGTGATCATTGTTCCAACTCGAGAGTTAGCCCTTCAGACATCACAGGTGTGTAAGGAGCTGGGGAAGCATTTGAAGATTCAAGTCATGGTGACAACTGGAGGCACCAGTCTGAAAGATGATATCATGCGTTTGTATCAGCCTGTCCATTTACTCGTAGGAACTCCTGGAAGAGTTTTGGATCTCACCAAGAAGGGGGTTTGTGTTTTGAAAGATTGTTCTGTGCTCGCTATGGATGAG GCTGATAAGCTTTTATCTCAAGAGTTCCAACCTTCGGTGGAACATTTGATCAGCTTTCTTCCCCAAAATCGCCAGATTTTGATGTTCTCAGCCACGTTTCCTGTCACTGTCAAGTATTTTAAGGATCGATTTTTGACGAATCCTTACATCATTAATCTCATGGATGAACTTACGCTCAAGGGTATTACCCAATTCTATGCTTTTGTTGAAGAACGACAGAAGATTCATTGCCTGAATACACTATTCTCCAAG CTGCAAATTAACCAATCGATCATATTCTGCAACTCCGTGAACCGTGTGGAGCTCTTAGCTAAGAAAATTACGGAGCTTGGGTATTCTTGCTTTTACATACATGCAAAGATGCTTCAAGACCACCGAAACAGAGTGTTCCATGACTTCCGCAATGGTGCATGCCGGAATCTTGTGTGTACTG ACCTGTTCACACGTGGGATTGACATTCAAGCAGTCAATGTGGTGATAAACTTTGATTTCCCAAAGAATGCAGAAACGTATCTTCACAGG GTTGGTCGATCAGGAAGGTTTGGCCATCTTggtttagctgtgaatcttatCACCTATGAGGACCGCTTTAACCT CTACCGGATTGAGCAAGAGCTTGGAACGGAGATCAAGCAAATTCCTCCACACATCGATCAGGCAATTTATTGCCAATAA